One Citrobacter amalonaticus genomic window carries:
- the aat gene encoding leucyl/phenylalanyl-tRNA--protein transferase, protein MRLVQLSRHSIAFPSPEGALREPNGLLALGGDLSPARLLMAYQRGIFPWFSPGDPILWWSPDPRAILWPDTFHVSRSMKRFHKRSPYRVTLNYAFGLVIEGCANDRDEGTWITQGVVEAYHRLHELGHAHSIEVWRENTLVGGMYGVSQGALFCGESMFSRQENASKTALLVFCAEFVRQGGKLMDCQVLNSHTESLGAVEIPRRVYLEHLDALRQQRLPRDFWVPRTLFLPQW, encoded by the coding sequence ATGCGCCTGGTTCAGCTTTCCCGACACTCTATCGCCTTCCCATCGCCGGAGGGCGCTTTACGCGAGCCAAACGGCCTGCTGGCGCTTGGGGGCGATCTCAGCCCTGCGCGCCTGCTGATGGCCTATCAACGCGGTATTTTCCCGTGGTTTTCGCCTGGCGATCCTATTCTCTGGTGGTCACCGGATCCCCGCGCCATTCTGTGGCCTGACACGTTTCATGTCAGCCGTAGCATGAAGCGCTTCCATAAGCGCTCTCCGTATCGCGTCACGCTGAATTATGCGTTTGGCCTGGTCATCGAAGGATGCGCCAACGATCGCGATGAAGGCACCTGGATCACCCAGGGCGTGGTAGAGGCCTATCATCGACTGCACGAACTGGGACATGCCCATTCCATTGAGGTCTGGCGCGAAAATACGCTGGTTGGCGGGATGTATGGCGTTTCCCAGGGGGCTCTGTTTTGCGGCGAATCGATGTTCAGCCGACAAGAGAATGCGTCAAAAACCGCACTGCTGGTTTTTTGCGCAGAATTTGTCCGCCAGGGCGGTAAATTAATGGATTGTCAGGTGCTCAATAGTCATACCGAATCGTTAGGGGCGGTCGAAATTCCGCGCCGGGTGTATCTGGAACACCTCGATGCATTGCGCCAGCAACGCTTACCTCGCGATTTTTGGGTCCCTCGCACGTTATTTTTGCCCCAGTGGTGA
- the ftsK gene encoding DNA translocase FtsK, producing MSQEYTEDKEVTLTKLSSGRRLLEALLILIALFAVWLMAALLSFNPSDPSWSQTAWHEPIHNLGGAPGAWLADTLFFIFGIMAYIIPVIIVGGCWFTWRHQATDDYIDYFAVSLRIIGVLALILTSCGLAAINADDIWYFASGGVIGSLLSTTLQPLLHSSGGTITLLCVWAAGLTLFTGWSWVSIAEKLGGWLLNILTFASNRTRRDDTWVEDDEYEDDEEYEDEVEGGKRESRRARILRGALARRKRLAEKFINPHGRQTDAALFSGRRMDDDDEISWSARGVPADPGDVLFSGHRATQPEYDEYDPLLNGHSVTEPVAAAAAATAATQAWAAPVDPIMQTPPVPGAETVPVQPAVAWQPVPGPQTGEPVIAPAPEGYPPHNPYAQPHQAQNETWQQPVPTEPQYAAPVAPETGYPQPGEPQQPWQQPQTAAEQPWQPEPVYQPEPVQPPVYHQPAYQPAPLPPQEPVVQQAPITEPEPVVEETKPARPPLYYFEEVEEKRAREREQLAAWYQPIPEPVNAPEPVVPAPSAAPAIPPVDAAAAIAPIAAGVKDATLSAGATAAAAAPVFSLANGGAPRPQVKEGIGPQLPRPNRVRVPTRRELASYGIKLPSQRMAEERAREAGQHDLQYGDDEIDAMQQDELARQFAQSQQSRYGDEYQHEPAQADDEDAAAEAELARQFASSQQQRYAGEQPAGANPFSLDDFEFSPMKTLVDNGPHEPLFTPGVMPESAPVQQPTAPQYQQPVAPQPHYQQPQQPVAPQPHYQQPQQPVVPQPQYQQPQQPVAPQPQYQQPQPPVAPQPQESLIHPLLMRNGDSRPLQRPTTPLPSLDLLTQPPSEVEPVDTFALEQMARLVEARLADFRIKADVVNYSPGPVITRFELNLAPGVKAARISNLSRDLARSLSTVAVRVVEVIPGKPYVGLELPNKKRQTVYLREVLDNAKFRENPSPLTVVLGKDIAGDPVVADLAKMPHLLVAGTTGSGKSVGVNAMILSMLYKAQPEDVRFIMIDPKMLELSVYEGIPHLLTEVVTDMKDAANALRWSVNEMERRYKLMSALGVRNLAGYNEKIAEAARMGRPIPDPYWKPGDSMDAQHPVLEKLPYIVVLVDEFADLMMTVGKKVEELIARLAQKARAAGIHLVLATQRPSVDVITGLIKANIPTRIAFTVSSKIDSRTILDQGGAESLLGMGDMLYSGPNSTMPVRVHGAFVRDQEVHAVVQDWKARGRPQYVDGITSDSESEGGGGGFDGGEELDPLFDQAVNFVTEKRKASISGVQRQFRIGYNRAARIIEQMEAQGIVSEQGHNGNREVLAPPPFD from the coding sequence TTGAGCCAGGAATACACTGAAGACAAAGAAGTCACATTGACAAAGTTAAGCAGCGGGCGCCGACTTCTGGAGGCGTTGCTGATTCTTATTGCCCTTTTTGCCGTCTGGCTGATGGCAGCCTTACTGAGCTTTAACCCTTCTGATCCCAGCTGGTCGCAAACGGCCTGGCATGAGCCTATCCATAATCTGGGCGGGGCACCTGGGGCGTGGCTGGCGGATACCCTGTTCTTTATCTTTGGGATTATGGCGTACATCATCCCTGTCATCATTGTGGGTGGCTGCTGGTTTACCTGGCGTCACCAGGCGACCGATGACTATATCGACTATTTTGCCGTCTCGCTGCGCATCATTGGCGTGCTGGCCCTTATCCTCACCTCCTGTGGTCTGGCCGCCATTAATGCCGATGACATCTGGTACTTCGCGTCCGGCGGGGTGATTGGCAGTCTGTTGAGTACCACGCTGCAACCGCTGCTGCACAGCAGTGGCGGCACCATTACGCTTCTGTGCGTGTGGGCGGCAGGGCTGACGCTCTTCACCGGCTGGTCGTGGGTCAGCATCGCCGAAAAACTCGGCGGCTGGCTGCTCAATATTCTGACCTTTGCCAGCAACCGTACCCGTCGTGATGATACCTGGGTAGAAGACGACGAATACGAAGACGATGAAGAGTATGAAGATGAAGTCGAGGGCGGGAAACGTGAATCCCGTCGGGCGCGTATTCTTCGCGGTGCGCTGGCGCGCCGTAAACGTCTGGCTGAAAAATTTATCAATCCGCATGGCCGTCAGACTGATGCGGCGCTCTTCTCCGGCAGACGCATGGATGATGACGATGAGATCTCCTGGAGCGCGCGCGGCGTTCCGGCCGATCCTGGCGATGTGCTGTTCTCCGGGCATCGTGCGACACAGCCCGAATATGATGAGTACGATCCGCTGCTAAACGGTCATTCGGTAACCGAACCCGTCGCCGCTGCGGCGGCAGCAACGGCCGCAACTCAGGCCTGGGCCGCGCCGGTTGATCCGATAATGCAAACGCCGCCCGTACCGGGAGCGGAAACCGTTCCTGTACAACCCGCGGTTGCATGGCAGCCTGTACCAGGCCCACAAACCGGCGAGCCGGTGATTGCGCCTGCGCCGGAAGGCTATCCGCCGCACAATCCGTACGCGCAACCGCATCAGGCGCAGAATGAAACATGGCAACAGCCTGTTCCGACTGAACCGCAATACGCTGCGCCAGTGGCTCCTGAAACCGGTTATCCGCAGCCAGGCGAACCACAGCAACCGTGGCAGCAACCGCAGACTGCGGCAGAACAACCCTGGCAGCCTGAGCCGGTTTATCAACCGGAGCCTGTCCAGCCGCCGGTTTATCATCAGCCAGCGTATCAACCGGCGCCTTTACCGCCGCAGGAGCCTGTGGTTCAACAGGCCCCGATTACAGAGCCTGAGCCGGTAGTCGAAGAGACAAAACCTGCGCGTCCGCCGTTGTACTACTTTGAAGAAGTAGAAGAGAAGCGTGCGCGTGAACGTGAGCAACTGGCCGCGTGGTATCAGCCGATTCCTGAACCGGTTAATGCGCCTGAACCGGTGGTTCCTGCACCCTCAGCAGCGCCTGCTATACCGCCTGTTGACGCTGCTGCGGCCATTGCGCCGATCGCTGCAGGCGTGAAGGACGCGACCTTATCAGCCGGTGCGACGGCGGCAGCAGCTGCGCCAGTCTTCAGCCTCGCGAACGGCGGAGCGCCGCGTCCGCAGGTAAAAGAAGGGATTGGCCCGCAACTGCCCCGTCCCAATCGCGTACGTGTACCGACACGCCGTGAGCTGGCATCATATGGCATAAAATTGCCTTCTCAGCGTATGGCTGAGGAGAGAGCGCGTGAAGCCGGACAACACGATCTGCAGTATGGCGATGATGAAATCGATGCCATGCAACAGGACGAACTGGCTCGTCAGTTTGCCCAGTCGCAGCAAAGTCGTTATGGCGACGAGTATCAGCATGAGCCAGCGCAGGCCGACGATGAAGATGCCGCTGCGGAAGCTGAACTGGCGCGCCAGTTTGCCTCTTCACAGCAACAGCGCTACGCCGGTGAGCAACCTGCCGGAGCAAATCCATTCTCGCTGGATGATTTTGAGTTTTCACCCATGAAAACGCTGGTCGATAACGGCCCGCATGAACCGCTGTTTACGCCGGGCGTAATGCCGGAGTCTGCGCCTGTTCAGCAACCCACAGCGCCGCAGTATCAACAGCCGGTAGCGCCGCAACCGCACTATCAGCAGCCGCAACAGCCGGTAGCGCCGCAACCGCACTATCAGCAGCCGCAACAACCGGTAGTGCCGCAGCCACAGTATCAGCAGCCGCAACAACCGGTAGCGCCGCAGCCACAGTATCAGCAGCCACAACCGCCGGTAGCGCCACAGCCGCAGGAAAGCCTGATTCACCCGCTGCTGATGCGCAACGGTGACAGTCGTCCGCTGCAAAGACCGACGACGCCACTGCCTTCGCTGGATCTGCTGACGCAACCGCCGAGTGAAGTGGAGCCGGTTGATACCTTCGCGCTGGAGCAAATGGCGCGCCTGGTTGAAGCCCGCCTGGCAGACTTCCGCATCAAGGCCGATGTGGTCAATTACTCGCCAGGCCCGGTGATTACGCGTTTTGAACTGAATCTGGCGCCGGGCGTGAAGGCGGCGCGTATTTCCAACCTTTCTCGTGACCTGGCGCGTTCATTGTCGACTGTCGCGGTGCGCGTGGTGGAAGTGATTCCGGGTAAACCGTACGTAGGCCTGGAATTGCCGAACAAAAAACGGCAGACCGTTTATCTGCGTGAAGTGTTGGATAACGCGAAGTTCCGTGAGAACCCGTCGCCGCTGACCGTCGTGTTAGGTAAAGATATTGCCGGCGATCCGGTGGTGGCCGATCTGGCGAAAATGCCGCACCTGCTGGTGGCGGGGACAACCGGTTCGGGTAAATCGGTTGGGGTGAACGCCATGATCCTCAGCATGCTTTACAAAGCGCAGCCGGAAGACGTGCGCTTCATCATGATCGACCCGAAAATGCTGGAGCTGTCCGTTTACGAAGGCATTCCGCATCTGCTGACGGAAGTCGTCACGGATATGAAAGACGCCGCTAACGCCCTGCGCTGGAGCGTTAACGAGATGGAGCGCCGCTACAAGCTGATGTCTGCGCTGGGCGTGCGTAATCTCGCGGGTTACAACGAGAAGATAGCCGAAGCCGCGCGGATGGGACGTCCGATTCCGGACCCGTACTGGAAGCCGGGCGACAGTATGGATGCGCAGCATCCGGTACTGGAAAAACTGCCGTATATCGTTGTGCTGGTGGATGAATTTGCCGACCTGATGATGACCGTCGGTAAGAAAGTTGAAGAGCTGATTGCCCGACTGGCGCAAAAAGCCCGTGCGGCCGGGATCCATCTGGTGCTGGCGACGCAGCGTCCATCGGTTGACGTCATTACTGGTCTTATCAAAGCCAACATACCGACACGTATTGCCTTCACTGTGTCCAGTAAGATTGACTCGCGTACCATCCTCGATCAGGGCGGTGCAGAATCGCTGCTGGGGATGGGGGATATGCTTTACTCCGGGCCAAACTCCACCATGCCGGTGCGTGTTCACGGCGCATTTGTCCGTGACCAGGAAGTGCACGCGGTGGTACAGGACTGGAAGGCGCGTGGGCGTCCGCAGTATGTGGATGGCATCACCTCCGACAGCGAAAGCGAAGGTGGCGGCGGTGGTTTTGACGGCGGTGAAGAGCTGGATCCGTTATTCGATCAGGCTGTCAACTTTGTGACAGAGAAACGCAAAGCGTCCATCTCCGGCGTACAGCGCCAGTTCCGCATTGGCTACAACCGTGCGGCGCGCATTATCGAACAGATGGAAGCGCAGGGGATTGTCAGCGAACAGGGCCATAACGGCAATCGTGAAGTGCTGGCACCGCCGCCGTTTGACTAA
- the cydC gene encoding heme ABC transporter ATP-binding protein/permease CydC: MRALLPYLTLYKRHKWMLTLGIVLAIITLLASIGLLTLSGWFLSASAVAGFAGIYSFNYMLPAAGVRGAAITRTAGRYFERLVSHDATFRVLQHLRIHTFSKLLPLSPAGLARYRQGELLNRIVADVDTLDHLYLRVISPLVGAFVVIMVVTIGLSVLDVTLACTLGGVMLLTLFIMPPVFYRAGKTTGQNLTHLRGQYRQQLTAWLQGQAELTIFGASDRYRAQMEATELQWHEAQRRQSELTALSQALMLLIGAVAILLMLWMAAGGVGGNAQPGALIALFVFCALAAFEALAPVTGAFQHLGQVIASAMRITELTEQKPEVTFPTDVSDVPVQVTLTLRDVSFSYPEQAQKALDSLSLQVNPGEHIAILGRTGCGKSTLLQLLTRAWDPQQGEILLNGRPIATLNEATLRKTISVVPQRVHLFSATLRDNLLLAAPDASDEQLADTLRRVGLEKLLDDAGLNSWLGEGGRQLSGGELRRLAIARALLHDAPLMLLDEPTEGLDATTESQMLELLAEVMRDKTLLMVTHRLRGLARFDQIIVMDNGQIIEQGNHADLLAQQGRYYQFKQGL; this comes from the coding sequence ATGCGTGCGTTGCTGCCTTATCTGACGCTCTATAAACGTCACAAGTGGATGTTAACGCTGGGTATTGTGCTGGCGATTATCACCTTACTCGCCAGCATTGGCCTGCTGACGCTGTCCGGCTGGTTCCTCTCTGCGTCGGCCGTCGCGGGCTTTGCCGGTATCTACAGTTTTAACTATATGCTACCTGCTGCGGGCGTGCGCGGCGCGGCCATTACCCGGACTGCCGGACGCTATTTTGAGCGGCTGGTCAGCCATGATGCCACCTTCCGCGTGCTGCAACATTTGCGCATTCACACCTTCAGCAAGCTGCTGCCGCTCTCCCCTGCCGGGCTGGCCCGCTATCGTCAGGGTGAACTGTTGAACCGCATTGTGGCAGATGTGGATACGCTGGATCACCTCTACCTGCGCGTCATCTCCCCCCTGGTGGGTGCCTTTGTGGTGATTATGGTTGTGACGATCGGTCTGAGCGTGCTGGATGTCACCCTCGCCTGCACCCTCGGCGGCGTGATGCTGCTGACACTGTTTATCATGCCGCCGGTGTTTTATCGCGCCGGTAAAACCACCGGACAAAACCTGACACACCTGCGCGGACAGTATCGTCAGCAGTTGACCGCATGGTTACAGGGCCAGGCTGAACTGACCATTTTCGGCGCCAGCGACCGCTACCGCGCACAGATGGAGGCCACCGAATTACAGTGGCACGAAGCGCAGCGTCGCCAGTCTGAACTGACAGCACTGTCACAGGCGCTGATGTTGCTCATCGGCGCCGTAGCCATCTTACTGATGCTGTGGATGGCGGCAGGCGGCGTAGGTGGTAACGCTCAGCCTGGCGCGCTGATTGCTCTGTTTGTCTTTTGCGCGCTGGCGGCATTTGAAGCGCTGGCTCCGGTGACCGGCGCATTCCAGCATCTGGGACAGGTCATCGCCTCCGCCATGCGGATCACCGAACTGACCGAGCAGAAGCCGGAAGTGACTTTCCCGACTGACGTATCCGACGTCCCGGTTCAGGTCACCCTGACGCTGCGTGACGTTTCATTCAGCTACCCCGAACAAGCGCAAAAAGCGCTGGATTCGCTCTCCCTGCAGGTAAATCCTGGCGAACACATCGCCATTCTTGGGCGCACCGGGTGTGGTAAATCGACATTGCTGCAACTGCTCACGCGCGCGTGGGATCCGCAGCAGGGCGAGATCCTGCTCAACGGTCGCCCGATTGCGACATTGAATGAAGCGACGCTACGCAAGACCATCAGCGTTGTGCCACAGCGCGTACACTTGTTCAGCGCCACCCTGCGCGACAACCTGCTGCTTGCCGCGCCCGACGCCAGTGACGAACAGCTGGCAGACACGCTGCGTCGCGTCGGGCTGGAGAAACTTCTCGACGATGCCGGCCTCAACAGTTGGCTGGGCGAAGGCGGTCGTCAGTTATCCGGTGGCGAACTGCGCCGTCTGGCGATCGCCCGTGCGCTTTTGCATGATGCGCCGCTGATGCTGCTTGATGAACCGACGGAAGGTCTGGATGCGACGACCGAAAGCCAAATGCTTGAATTGCTGGCAGAGGTGATGCGCGATAAAACGTTACTGATGGTGACGCATCGCCTGCGCGGACTCGCGCGTTTTGATCAAATAATAGTGATGGACAACGGCCAAATTATTGAGCAAGGTAATCACGCAGATCTGTTAGCGCAGCAGGGTCGTTATTACCAGTTTAAGCAAGGTCTGTAA
- the infA gene encoding translation initiation factor IF-1, with protein MAKEDNIEMQGTVLETLPNTMFRVELENGHVVTAHISGKMRKNYIRILTGDKVTVELTPYDLSKGRIVFRSR; from the coding sequence ATGGCCAAAGAAGACAATATTGAAATGCAGGGTACCGTTCTCGAAACGTTACCTAATACCATGTTCCGCGTAGAGTTAGAAAACGGTCACGTGGTTACTGCACACATCTCCGGTAAAATGCGTAAAAACTACATCCGCATCCTGACGGGCGACAAAGTGACTGTTGAGCTGACCCCGTACGACCTGAGCAAGGGCCGCATTGTCTTCCGTAGTCGCTGA
- the lrp gene encoding leucine-responsive transcriptional regulator Lrp gives MVDSKKRPGKDLDRIDRNILNELQKDGRISNVELSKRVGLSPTPCLERVRRLERQGFIQGYTALLNPHYLDASLLVFVEITLNRGAPDVFEQFNAAVQKLEEIQECHLVSGDFDYLLKTRVPDMSAYRKLLGETLLRLPGVNDTRTYVVMEEVKQSNRLVIKTR, from the coding sequence ATGGTAGATAGCAAGAAGCGCCCTGGCAAAGATCTCGACCGTATTGATCGTAACATTCTTAATGAGCTGCAAAAGGATGGGCGTATTTCTAACGTCGAGCTTTCTAAACGAGTGGGACTTTCCCCGACGCCCTGCCTTGAGCGTGTGCGTCGTCTGGAAAGACAGGGTTTCATTCAGGGCTATACAGCGCTGTTGAACCCGCATTATCTGGATGCATCACTTCTGGTATTTGTTGAGATTACTCTGAATCGTGGCGCTCCGGATGTGTTTGAACAATTCAACGCCGCCGTACAGAAACTTGAAGAAATTCAAGAGTGTCATTTGGTGTCCGGTGATTTCGACTACCTGTTGAAAACACGTGTGCCGGACATGTCAGCCTATCGTAAGCTGCTGGGGGAAACCCTGCTGCGTCTGCCTGGCGTCAATGACACCCGTACTTACGTGGTAATGGAAGAAGTCAAACAGAGTAATCGTCTGGTTATTAAGACGCGCTAA
- the trxB gene encoding thioredoxin-disulfide reductase, translating to MGTTKHSKLLILGSGPAGYTAAVYAARANLQPVLITGMEKGGQLTTTTEVENWPGDPNDLTGPLLMERMHEHATKFETEIIFDHINKVDLQNRPFRLIGDSAEYTCDALIIATGASARYLGLPSEEAFKGRGVSACATCDGFFYRNQKVAVIGGGNTAVEEALYLANIASEVHLIHRRDGFRAEKILIKRLMDKVENGNIVLHTHRTLEEVTGDQMGVTGLRLRDTQNTDNIESLEVAGLFVAIGHSPNTAIFDGQLELENGYIKVQSGSHGNATQTSIPGVFAAGDVMDHIYRQAITSAGTGCMAALDAERYLDGLADACK from the coding sequence ATGGGCACGACCAAACACAGTAAACTGCTTATCCTGGGTTCCGGCCCGGCGGGATACACCGCGGCGGTCTATGCTGCGCGCGCAAACCTGCAGCCGGTACTGATTACCGGTATGGAAAAAGGCGGTCAACTGACCACCACAACAGAAGTGGAAAACTGGCCGGGCGATCCAAACGATCTGACCGGACCGCTGCTGATGGAACGCATGCACGAACATGCGACTAAGTTTGAAACCGAGATCATCTTCGATCACATCAATAAAGTGGACCTGCAAAACCGTCCGTTCCGTCTGATCGGTGACAGTGCAGAGTACACCTGCGATGCGCTGATCATCGCAACCGGCGCATCCGCCCGTTATCTCGGTCTGCCGTCAGAAGAGGCATTCAAAGGCCGTGGCGTTTCTGCCTGCGCTACCTGCGACGGCTTTTTCTATCGTAACCAGAAAGTCGCGGTTATCGGCGGCGGTAACACGGCCGTCGAAGAAGCGTTGTATCTGGCGAACATCGCCTCTGAAGTTCACCTGATTCACCGTCGTGACGGCTTCCGCGCGGAAAAAATTCTGATTAAACGTCTGATGGACAAAGTGGAGAACGGCAACATCGTACTGCACACCCACCGCACGCTGGAAGAAGTGACCGGCGATCAGATGGGCGTCACGGGTCTGCGCCTGCGTGATACGCAGAATACGGACAACATTGAGTCGCTGGAAGTTGCGGGGCTGTTTGTTGCCATCGGCCATAGCCCGAACACGGCGATTTTCGACGGTCAGCTTGAGCTGGAAAACGGCTACATCAAAGTGCAGTCCGGGAGTCACGGTAACGCGACCCAGACCAGCATCCCGGGCGTCTTTGCTGCGGGTGACGTGATGGATCACATTTACCGTCAGGCTATTACCTCCGCAGGCACCGGTTGTATGGCTGCGCTGGATGCTGAACGCTACCTCGACGGTTTAGCCGACGCGTGCAAATAG
- the cydD gene encoding heme ABC transporter permease/ATP-binding protein CydD, giving the protein MNKTRQQELTRWLKQQSVISQRWLMISRLLGFVSGVLIVAQAWIMARILQHMIMENIPREALLLPFVVLVLIFILRAWVVWLRERVGFHAGQHIRFEIRRQVLDRLQQAGPAWIQGKPAGSWATLVLEQIDDMHDYYARYLPQMALAVCVPILIVAAIFPSNWAAALILLGTAPLIPLFMAMVGMGAADANRRNFLALARLSGHFLDRLRGMDTLRIFGRGEAETESIRVASQDFRQRTMEVLRLAFLSSGVLEFFTSLSIALVAVYFGFSYLGELNFGHYGTGVTLAAGFLALILAPEFFQPLRDLGTFYHAKAQAVGAADSLKTFMETPLAHPEQGDVELSAQEPISIDAVNLIISSPEGKTLAGPLNFSLPAGQRTVLVGRSGSGKSSLLNALSGFLSYQGSLRINGVELRELSPESWRKHLSWVGQNPQLPAATIRENVLLARPNASEQELRTALDSAWVSEFLPLLPQGVDTPVGDQAGRLSVGQAQRVAVARALLNPCKLLLLDEPAASLDAHSEQRVMQALKAASKRQTTLMVTHQLEDLADWDTIWVMQDGQIIEQGSWAELSTANGAFATLLAHRQEEI; this is encoded by the coding sequence ATGAATAAAACTCGTCAACAAGAGCTAACCCGCTGGTTAAAACAGCAAAGTGTCATTTCCCAACGCTGGCTTATGATTTCTCGCCTGCTGGGATTCGTGAGTGGCGTACTGATTGTCGCTCAGGCCTGGATCATGGCTCGCATTCTGCAACATATGATCATGGAGAATATCCCACGCGAGGCGTTGCTGTTGCCATTTGTCGTGCTGGTGCTGATCTTTATCCTCCGCGCCTGGGTTGTCTGGCTACGCGAACGCGTAGGATTCCATGCGGGCCAACATATCCGTTTTGAGATCCGCCGCCAGGTGCTCGACCGCCTGCAACAGGCCGGTCCGGCATGGATCCAGGGAAAACCCGCAGGAAGCTGGGCCACGCTGGTGCTGGAACAAATTGACGATATGCACGATTACTACGCTCGTTATCTGCCGCAGATGGCGCTGGCAGTGTGTGTTCCCATCCTGATCGTCGCGGCTATTTTTCCGTCGAACTGGGCCGCCGCGTTGATCCTTCTCGGCACTGCGCCGCTGATCCCTCTGTTTATGGCGATGGTCGGTATGGGCGCTGCCGATGCTAACCGGCGTAATTTCCTTGCCCTGGCGCGTCTGAGCGGACATTTCCTCGATCGCTTACGCGGAATGGATACTCTGCGCATTTTTGGCCGTGGTGAAGCTGAAACCGAAAGCATTCGCGTCGCGTCGCAAGATTTCCGCCAGCGCACGATGGAAGTGCTGCGCCTCGCCTTTTTATCGTCGGGCGTACTGGAGTTTTTTACCTCGCTTTCCATTGCGCTGGTCGCGGTTTACTTTGGCTTCTCCTACCTCGGTGAACTTAATTTCGGCCACTACGGCACGGGCGTCACGCTGGCAGCAGGCTTCCTCGCCCTCATTCTGGCCCCTGAGTTTTTTCAGCCGCTGCGCGATTTGGGGACGTTTTATCACGCTAAAGCACAGGCGGTAGGCGCGGCAGACAGTCTGAAAACGTTTATGGAAACGCCGCTCGCCCATCCGGAACAAGGCGATGTGGAGTTATCCGCGCAAGAGCCTATTTCCATTGACGCCGTCAATCTCATCATTTCGTCGCCAGAAGGCAAAACCCTGGCGGGACCGCTGAACTTCTCCCTCCCTGCCGGGCAGCGTACCGTGCTGGTCGGCCGCAGCGGTTCGGGTAAGAGTTCCCTGCTGAATGCGCTTTCCGGCTTCCTCTCTTATCAGGGATCGCTGCGCATTAACGGGGTGGAACTTCGCGAGTTGTCGCCAGAGTCCTGGCGTAAGCATCTCTCCTGGGTAGGGCAAAACCCGCAGTTGCCCGCGGCGACGATACGAGAAAACGTTCTGCTGGCTCGCCCGAATGCCAGTGAGCAAGAGTTGCGTACCGCGCTCGACAGCGCCTGGGTCAGTGAATTCCTGCCGCTGTTACCGCAGGGAGTGGATACGCCCGTTGGCGATCAGGCCGGACGTTTGTCCGTCGGCCAGGCGCAGCGCGTGGCGGTAGCCCGTGCGCTCCTTAATCCTTGCAAGCTGCTGCTGCTGGACGAACCGGCTGCCAGCCTGGATGCCCATAGCGAACAGCGGGTCATGCAGGCGCTGAAAGCCGCCTCAAAACGCCAGACAACGCTGATGGTCACGCACCAGCTTGAAGATCTTGCTGACTGGGACACGATTTGGGTGATGCAGGACGGACAGATTATCGAACAGGGCTCCTGGGCCGAACTGAGTACCGCCAACGGCGCATTTGCGACGCTGTTGGCCCATCGTCAGGAGGAGATCTAA
- a CDS encoding LysR family transcriptional regulator, producing the protein MVKPDLNDFAWFVHVVEQGGFAAAGRALDEPKSKLSRRIAQLEEQLGVRLIQRTTRQFNVTEVGQTFYEHCKAMLVEAQAAQDAIAALQVEPRGVVKLTCPVTLLHVHVGPMLAKFMARYPDVTLQLEATNRRVDVVGEGVDIAIRVRPRPIEDSDLVMRVLADRAHRLFASPALIARMGTPTAPSELCRWPGLSLSAGKHIHRWELYGPQGARAEVHFTPRFITTDMLALRAAAIAGVGAVQLPILMVKEQLAAGELVALLEGWEPRREVIHAVFPSRRGLLPSVRALVDFLTDEYARMAEE; encoded by the coding sequence ATGGTAAAGCCAGATCTCAATGATTTTGCATGGTTTGTCCATGTCGTGGAGCAGGGCGGGTTTGCTGCAGCAGGTCGCGCACTCGATGAACCGAAGTCAAAGCTCAGCCGGCGCATTGCGCAACTGGAGGAGCAACTGGGGGTGCGGCTCATCCAGCGGACGACGCGGCAGTTTAACGTCACGGAAGTGGGACAAACGTTCTATGAACACTGCAAAGCAATGCTGGTGGAAGCACAGGCGGCGCAGGATGCGATTGCCGCATTGCAGGTTGAGCCTCGCGGCGTGGTGAAGTTGACGTGTCCGGTAACGCTGCTTCACGTCCACGTGGGGCCGATGCTGGCGAAATTTATGGCGCGCTACCCCGATGTGACGCTGCAACTCGAAGCCACGAACCGTCGCGTTGATGTGGTAGGGGAAGGCGTTGATATTGCAATCAGAGTGCGTCCTCGCCCGATCGAGGACAGCGATCTGGTGATGCGGGTGCTTGCCGACCGCGCACACCGGTTGTTTGCCAGCCCGGCGCTGATCGCACGTATGGGCACCCCGACGGCGCCGTCGGAATTATGCCGTTGGCCCGGACTGAGTCTGTCGGCAGGCAAACATATTCATCGCTGGGAACTGTACGGTCCGCAAGGGGCCAGAGCGGAAGTGCACTTTACCCCGCGATTTATCACGACCGACATGCTGGCATTGCGCGCGGCGGCCATCGCCGGCGTCGGTGCCGTACAACTTCCTATCTTAATGGTGAAAGAACAGCTTGCGGCGGGGGAACTGGTTGCGTTACTGGAAGGTTGGGAGCCGAGAAGAGAGGTAATTCACGCCGTTTTCCCTTCACGTAGGGGATTACTGCCATCGGTCAGAGCGCTGGTGGATTTTCTGACGGATGAGTATGCGCGGATGGCGGAAGAGTAG